CACTGTATCAAGTATATTAGAGATGCAAAAACCTTGAGAAGGTCCTTGGAACGGACACATCGAGACAGAGTATATTGGAAAATCACAGCagttgtgtgtgttttcagatcCCAGGCAAAAACCTCAAAACTCATCTCAACTACTCTGTCATCGCTATTCCCAATCACAAAGGTGATTTGGGTTGAACAAACACTAGCGAGACAAAGCTTACAGAAACTAAGACTACctaaaaccaaataatttagTCTTGTATATTTGAGAAGGGGGTGCGGAAGAGTTGATTTTTCCTCACAAGAAAAGCCAGAGGGGGTAAGCTACAGAccctgcttgttttcttccagccTATTACCACGCACAGAAAAAACTTAAAAGGGCAGACACAGCCAGCATGCGTCTATCTCTGTTGAACATGACTTTCAAAAAGGGCCAAAGTACACCTACAAAACATAGAGAGGATCTATTGAGAAGCAGCTAACTGTCTAGGTCGTAGACCCTAAGGGCAGCCACCGACCAAgtcagcagaacagagctgtaTGGTGAAAAAGCAACAatcctgccagctcctctggAAAGCTCAGAGCATTTTAAGCAGCAAGAAACTTCACTGCTTCAATACTATACTAGAAACCAAACTCAAAGGCCAGTTGCTATGAGACCCAAGTCATTAACTTGACCTGACTTCATCCCGATCCTAACTGAACAGCTGGCCtagagcagaaatatttcaagggCCCCCAGTTACAAGCACatggcagaagcaggagaagaggaaataagcCTTGTCAACAGTAGGGCCCAAGTCAAAAGCAAGCTCTCAAATGTTTCTGGATCTTACTCCtaccctccccctgcccccagtgggacaccccccacacccccgtgCCCTTCACAGAAAGTACCTCAGAATCCCAGGGAGattcatcatcttcatcctcctctgctcccactgGTGGCAGGGCACCTACAAATGAGGTAAGAAGAAGTGAGACACTGAGCGTTtgtatttcactctgcttttccccatcagTCAAACCCTGCATGCAAAGGATGCACAGTGATTCTACCGCTGAGGAAAAACTAAGAAGCGAGCGTTactcaaacatttcttcacaCCCAGCCACATCATGGTATTTCCTTTACATTGCcacctcctcttgcctcctttcCACCAGGAGATGGCTATGCACAACAGCTGACACAATTACAAGCCAATACCCAACACGTGTTTGGGTAACATTCAGTGAGACACTCCAGTATGCTGCAGTCCCGTGGTATACAGAGTTTAGGTCACCCGCTCTCCAGCCTACAGCTCCAGAATTTGGCATTTACTACCACTTCCCACTGCACAGGAGGTACCGTAGAAACACTATCCAAAACATCCGCACGCTAACATCACTAAAATCACCAAGAAACAATGCTCCTTTTGCAGTGCTACCAGCAAAGATCTTCCTTGCCAGAGAGTCCTCACCCTGCACCTTCCCAGAAGCTAGACACCTAAGCACTGCCATGCAAAAATACAGTAGAGGCTCACAGCACACACACTCACCCCAGACACACAAAAGTCACTTCTATCTCAGGATCCAAATCTCTTCTCTACCAGACAAACGTAAAGCTCAGTCTCAGTGGATTCCTGGCCAAATCAGACTGCCTTCACTTCTCTGTTTTAAGCTGCTCCATTAGGTAAAACTGATTCAGGAGTCACTCGTGGGGAGACACGCGTGcaaagaagggggaaggagctggagacCAGCGAGGGCACCCACCTCAGAAGAGGACAACCACTGGTTCCAGCCTGGGCTTTACTTACCCCACGCCAAACACATGCTTACAGTAAAACGCAGAGAGACAGAAGAGCATGCACAGGCACAACACTTGAATACAGCAGGTTCTGCCAGGCCCCCTGTGTAGCGTTTGATCAGCAGCTACACATGCTCATGTGGTGACACCTACCACACGAAGCTACTCTCTGGAGGCAGACAATGGAAACAgtgccttctcctcctgctgcaagACATGAGGTGGGGACCAAAATGCTCAAGTCTGAGCTGGTAATGCTTTCAAGCACACACAAGTGTGGCACCGGAGAGGCCTTCTACGTTTTAAAACTGGACAAactgaggcactggcacagaaCAGTTTTCTCTCAGGTTGTCTCAAATCTTTTCCAGGCTTCAGCCAAGAGCAACCACAGTTTTTTAAGCTGACAGCACAGGCCAGAAAGGGAAATACTACTGTCACACCCAAGACACTCTAGtccccttctctttctcatctGCGCACTTTGTTCAGGTCGTTTCAGGgaaaacacagcaacaaaagcaagaaCGGCAGCTGCTTCACGTAGCATCGTTTGGAATCCAATGCCACAATTTCAGTTCTTCAAGAATgaatgaaaaggaacaaaagctgctttccttctctgccaaTGCCCACTAGGATTCACAGGCAAGGGGAAAAATTGGCTCAGAAGTCAATCACCCTTTTAGTTCTTTCACTCTGTATTAATATTTGTAGAGGAAGACTTGGGATCCATGTTTACCAACTCATTTCTCTCACCAGCATTGCCTTTTGAAGCATTGTGGACTTGATGGCTATCATTACAAATAGAATTTTTCACACTCTCAACAACTGTAGTTCGGAGCTCTTCACCAGtgtcttccttcccctcttcttcccGTTGAGGTGATTCTTCCTAAAAGAGATCACCCAAAACAGCTCgaaagagcagaaacaagcaTTTTCTTCACTATCCATCGACAACTTGAAAAATACGTGTCTTGAGagacaaaaaagagaaactttgtTGACCTTTGTTTTGCAAAGCCTTCAGTTTTTCCATGGGAATCTGTATGAGTAGATTGCCTAGTGTCTTAAGTCTCACCCTTGGTTTTGCAAAGCCCCTGAGAAGCACTTCCTCATGTCAATCTAACTCTAGCTTCACTTTAATTACATCATTCTGGAACACATTCCTTCTTTTCACCTACTTTGCTCCAAGGAAAAATCACTAGCTTCCTGCTCTCAGTCTTCTTCAAACTTCCTGTTGTTTCCTCACTTTCAGCCATCACATCATGAATTTTACTAAATGGCAGTAAATCTTCACAGATAAAATCTGTACATACAactgagaaaaatgtgattCCAGAAAAAGTCTACCGCCTattctttttcctgcaaaacCACTGTagctaatagaaaaaaaaatattgaaaatactgCCTAATATTATTCTCATACCTAAGAAACTGCTTTGGCTAGGTGTAAGACATTTTCTAATATCAAAAAAGGATAATCAAAAGACGGATATATGTGAACTATTAACAGAAACCCAGTTTACCATTTGTTTCTTACCTATATTACCCTTAGAAAATATCCTGATGGGATTTAATCATCCTTATATACTTACTTTGGTGCTTGAGTGAAATGCTGCTCTTAAATTTTCTTCACACCTATTTGAGTGCAAGCTTTCACTTTGTTTCAGTGCTTCACAGACTTTATCATCTACTTGTTCATATTGCTCTTCTTCGGTATCTTCATCATCCATGTGTTCAAGAACAACAGAGTTCTGTCTTTGACTTTGAAGCCTTAGGTTTTTTGCTGCTGACGAAGAATTATTACCACTTTCAAAGTCATCACCAAAGTTCgactttttctctttaagaCCACAACTATGTGAGAGAGGCTGAAGTAGCTCTTTTTTACAGCCTGTCATTTCAGAGTCTGCCAAAAAGGAGTCAGCATTCTTGTGAAACTTCTGAATCATGCTTTTCCTGCCCCAGCTTTCTTGTgtattttgcaaattatttacattttgaaagacaGGTTGTTTTGGTACTGACTTGCAAGATACTTCGTTATTCATTCTCTTTGGAGACATGGCAGTTACATTTTCCTGCAGCCTTTCAAAACACCCAGCTATAAAAGACACAGGAGTATCAACAGATTCCTCCACCTCTTCATCAAGTTCTTTACTTATTTTATCATCATAGACATCTCCAGTTCCACACTGAGCTTGCCCTTCAAACTTAGCATTACTAAAATACTCcaatttctgattaattttccGTTTAGgttctgatttctctccctgctcctcctccagtATGTCATTAGACCGAGTTTCTTCATCTTCCAGATCTtcatcctcttcatcctcctcctcctcctcagaatcttcatcatcatcatctccatTCTCATTTTCATCATCATCCTTCTCCTCCAATTCTTCTTCCTCAAAGTTGCTTCCATCTGAGACATCTTGATTCAACAATTCTCCACGTACTCCTTTGTTCAGGTTTGCATGTGACGGGGTTCTTTGTTTGAGGCGGCTCTTTGGTGTCTTAGGACTTTCAATTTTAGAACCATCACCATCATcttaaagcagaaggaaaaatacatgtgAACAAAAGAAGTTATGTAAATAGCAACAGGCATGTTACCAGATTAATGCACAGGAGAGGAGTTGTCTGGAAAACAAGTCAGATAGGGGATGATCAGGATGGAGGAAGGACTTGAACAGGGACAAAGGCTTAGGAGGGtattaatatctttattttaatgatatgacttatttatttctgaaatgattaAGTGATGTGCTTTCAAAATGCTACTTTGCTTATTTactatagcaaaaaaaaaaaaaaaccccaaaaaaacctgcttaGCAAGTCTACTTTTATGTATCAGTATATCAtgcaatctttttccaaatagCTTACTGTTTTTCCTGAACAGCTGGGAAGCTTTCATTAGCAGTGTCAAGTTTGGCTTCTGCAGCTTCTATAAATAAAGAtttagttaagaaaaaaaaattaaacaataacaacaacaaatcctTTGTTCACATCAAATCTTGATCAGTAAATATAATCAGGCTGTCGTTTTGATAGTGCTCAGGTGCTGGCTCCATTCTATACCTCTAACTACACAAACACTCCTCACATATGCAATTCAGAGACTATTTCACCTCAAAACACTGTTCAGGTACCCTTCTGCAAGTTGTTTCCAAAACACTGTTTACATGCATAACAGCtctaaaaatctgtttttatgtTTGTAATACTTAAGTAAAAATTCAGCTATATTTAGGATCGCTGTTTCAGGATGCTTACTTGCAAATACACAGAACGCAAGTAACTTAAGATCCCTAGACTTCATGCATAAATTAGTCCCTGCAAGTACACTTACCAAAATACTCCTAAATTTCACAATCATACCAGAAAAATGCATCGTTTCTATTTAAATCAGTGCAAGAACATGAAATCATGTTAAAACTAAACATGCTTGCATCTCCAGCATTACAGAATGGGTTGAAGTACCACACTCAGGTTCCTCATCACTGCACAATCCCAGTGCAACAGAATAGATGCTCCAGACATCACTGTGGAAGTTGATAATTCTTCAgaacattaataaaaacagtAGCCGCGAGAGCTTGTAGCTGACAAAAAGAATACTACTCAAGCATTCAAAAAAGAGGGAGAACATGCAGTGTGAGATTACATGCAAGCACAGAATGCCATCTCATAGAAGAAAATAGACAACCCATTTGAGTAACTCATCCACTGAGTGCTCTTGAAGAACCTGacaaggaggaaaggagaactAGGTGATGAAGGATTTCAGAAGGTCTTGATAAATAAATGCCCTTTGTCTTTAGCAGTTAGGATTCTATCACCAAATTCACAGGAAACAATAAATGTTTGGTGAAGAACAGAATAGGTTATAAGAAGTAACTTAGAAACTTTTAGTGTCTGCAAGTCTGACTCAAACGAACAAGAACAAATGAAACAATGTGGTTGTTTATCTTGTCACCTATTGCTCTTTTGCCCCAAACCACAAATCTACTGCATGCTCTGCCACAGCTACAGGTCTTTTAGGAAAAActcacagcagaagaaaggttGGCAGGCCAGAGACTGCTTCTAAGGAGAAACAACATTGGCTGGAACCGCAGTTTCTTTCAATCCCAGAGAAAACTTGCCTTCAAATCACTTATTTCtcaggactttttttcttgtaaatgtaCCATACCTTGGGGGTAAAATCGAGTTCTTCTTCCTCAGAAGTATGCCAACTGTCATCACTCCCCTCTTTCTCAGAGCTTcttaaaaagtaaagcaaaatgaGTACTGTGTCTCTCAAATCATTCCTCAGATCAccattagatatttttaaagtcttacCTGATTGAGTCTCCTTGGGAAAAGTCATCTATTGCTGTTCAAACATAAATTGACATGTTGAAATTAGATTCGGCATGCTAAAAATTAACCAGCAcacaaaaacatttaacatGGACAACTCTACAGGTCATAACAGAATGAAAATCTGGGTAGTCAATTCCACACAAGACAGCATGAATGAatgcatttccaaaacaacTGCTTTTTCAAGCCCTACCGaactaaacaaagaaaacaaaaaaagaccagAGTTATATCTCCTTTGGACTCTTACACCTGGAGATTTAAGAAACATctctaaaccaaaaaaaaaaaaaaaaaaaagcatagcatGAATATGCTGTGTTAGTAAACAGTTAACAAAATGGTGGTGGTTTAACAAGACAGTTAGTAAATGAACCGCCGAAGTACTCATATTACACACATGAGTACATATCATATGCAGAGACTTTACTATTTTATCTAACATCATGCTATATACTACACTATCTGCTGCTCTACCCAGTTACAGATTATTctgaaaaggtaaagaaaaatcaaacagcatAATCAAGATCTGAAGCTTGTCCTCAGGTAGAAGAATCACCTCTACAGCGATTCTACTACTAGTTCTCTACACTGCACCAAAAAAGGTATTCAACAGACAAAAAAGGTATAACCTGGCATTCTATACTACACTCCAAGCTTTCATCAGTGTTATGAAGGCGACTTGCACAAAGGACCACAGGGATAAATCAGGTCATAAGGGACCTCAGGAAGCCTCTTAGCCAACCTCCTCCTCAAAGCGGGTTCAGCTATAAGGTCAGATAAAGTTGCTTAAGGCTTTATCCAGTTTGGTCTTGAACACCTCCAAGGAGGGAGGCTGTACAACCTCTGTTTTACTGTCCTTACCATGGTGAAGCTTCTCCCATCCAATCAGAAACTCTCTTGTTTCCACTTACGCCTCTTGCATCGCTGCCTCCTGTCACGTGCCACTGGGAAGCACCTGGCTTCTTTGTCTTATCCTCAGATGTACTGGAAGCTGCTGCTACATCCTCTTCAAAGTCACCTCTTTGAGGCAGAACAAGCCCAGTTTCCTCAGCCCCTCCTCAAAGTGCAAGTACTCCTGCCCCTGATAACTTTGATGGCCCTCCACTGAACTTGCTCACTGTTAAAAAGACCaatctctcttgtactgggggctTAAAGTCATACCCAGGAAGCTGGACGCAATCCAGTGAGTACCAAGTAGGGTGCATCATCACCTTCCTCAGTCTCTTGGCTATGCTGCTCTTAATACAGCCCAGGGCACTGTTGACCTTCTCAGTTGCCAGGGCACCctgctggctcatgctcagCTTGCTCTCTGCCAAGATGGACCCTCTGGGCCTTCTCAGcaaagcagctctccagccaggcAATCCCAGCACGTTTTGTAGCAAGTGGTTGTTCCTTTACACATGCGTGACTTTGCATTtgcccttgctgaatttcataagACAGGCCTGACAGTCCGTTCACCCAGCTtgtcgaggtccctctgaatggcagcactgCCCTGAAGAGTATCTACTCTTCCCCTCAGTTTGGGACCATTTGCAAACTTGATGAGAGGGTATCCTAGGCACATCGCTGATGTACTAAAGAAATCCAAACTCTAGGAATCCAGCCTGAAGAGTGCTAAAACTTCTCTACTATCAACAactaagataaaataaaaggcCTCTTCAATTCCCAAGACAGAGggtaacaaacaaacaaatataacCTCCACATAGTAGCTATTTCAGTGTTCCTCAAGTTCTCGATAACTAATTCTTGCTAAATATCATAACAAAATGAAGTTGCTCATAAATAGGAGATTGGTGACCTTCTATAAAGTCATATGATGATAACCAAACCAAGGTCTTGGACAAAaccattaaaggaaaaaagaaaacaaaggcatgTCTTGCCTGAAGACTTCTCCTCTACTACCAGCAAATAACAAATGAGCACAGAAATTTTGTTTGTCCTCAAGACAGGGTTTATATGGGAATTTTGAGTACATCTCCTGACCTGAACAGGACTTTCAGACAACAAAATACAGTGTACATGTTCAGTGTAGACACGTCATGTGGACAAAATCTAGAAGCTGAAACTTCCAGTGTGAGTACAAGctaaaacacttaaaatacCAATACAGTCTTcgatttttaatgtttcctatTACAAacatgaagtatttaaaaatattaattagttTTACATGCCACAGTTTTCTGTTAACTCAGTACCAGCAGTCTAACCTACCTGCTAACCTCCCAAGCTGAATAAAAACCTCTCTCTCAGAACTGGGTGGATAGTGTGGAGCAGTTATAAACTCTTGGCAGGTGACTTCAGTTATGTTTTCAATTAGTACAGTTATAATTAAGCAAACCAGCTGGGTAAGTTATCTGAACTTTTGCTTTCACTGTATAGCAACTTTGAGCAATGATCAAAACCAGGTCACATCATCCTTTAGAAGGCAAGAGAGAAAGTTCATGAGCTACCTTTCAGACAGACCTTGATGCCCTACTATAGAAATGGGATCTAGAAAAGCAGTCTCTGGGGATTGTTTGTTTCCACTTTAATTGAAGTCCGCTTCCATTTGGGAGTAACAGAAgaccatatttaaaaaaaacaaacaacaaactacTACCACTAATGACACAAAGCAAACACTCAATTCAATAATAAAGGACCCATgcaaaacatgcaaacaaataAGAAGTGCCCAAAGCCTGCTctcaaatttaatttataaaaccaaacccatcaAAACAGGGACATCCAGGACAATAAACATCATAGACGtgttaatatttgtatttcatacGACATGTTTCATATTTGAAATGCTACTGTATAGAATACCTTTCCTTGATTTTCCTGTTCTTGATGTCTGGTTAGGAGATTGTTGCATTCCTATATCCATTTAGGAAAAGGCATGGAAAGGATAGATGAAACAATAACAtcagaataaatttaaattcccagaaatttggaaaatgtCATCAGTACCTCAACAAAGCTATAGCAATGGGAGAACGTACCGTGACTATCAGTCTGCTCTACAGTTATAAGTGgtagaaacaaaaccaatctACAGAACTCTACTCTCAAGGGACAGTGCCAAACAGTATAACTTAATTTACTTGCTCCATGTGAAACACACACATtccaatattttgaaataaacagatTATCAGAAACGTACTCTATTGCCAACTTTATATTTCCCTCAACTTGACTAGTCCTTATCTAGCACAGACCACAAATGCAATACCTTCATATCTGTAGACTGCTTTATACATACAGCACACTCAAAATCCCTCTAAGCATCCCAAAAATCCTTAGGTGCCAACACCTAAACTTTAGAGTTACGCTGTCCAgaaattttgaaggaaatcttGGCACTCAGTACTCACACCACTATGCAACTTGGAGCCATTATATTATTTACATTCACTCATCTCAAGTCAGTTTTAGCATGTTTGTTATCCCtcgctaaaaaaaaaaaaaaaaaaaaaaaaaaaaaaaaaaagcaacccaaaaaCTTGTTGCCTTAAATCAGGTCACCTTAACAGTGTGTCGGTGCCTGATGCAAACATAGGCTCCTCCTACCTCAGTATGAAGACAAGAGAGTCCTGCGTATATTGATTTGACCATGCTGAACTGTTCCCACACAGAAGCTATGCCACCAGCCAAAACACAGACAGGACAAGTAGTCAGAATGACTACCATGTTCCCCCAGGGCTATAGGGCAGGCCACAACTGGACCAAAATGGGTGCATTGACTGGTGCGAGTGTCACGCACGTACGCGTGTGCCTATGCATTTCTGTGTCTTGTGGAATAGCAGTTTGAGGATATAAATCACTATCCACCTGCTCTACCCATCCTACTTAGTAAAATTTTATACTTTAAGTCAATGAATGGTATGGTTCTGTTACCGCAGCTACCCGACACCACATTTCTTTGTGACAAGGCCATAACATGGAATGGATGTGGCAAAAGGACTCCTATTGAAGACATGCACTTAAAGAGTTAAGAAAGGACCTCAAAATGCTTTCTCATCCCTTCttcatttctcagttttcttaAAAGGTGATACAGGACGACTTTTCCTGGCCTTGGGAGATGTAAATCACACTGAAGCACTTATTTCTTTAAGAGCTCTACAATGAAAAAACAACAGTTTCTGCAGGGACTCGGGGAAACACTGAAGAAACAATGCACTAACATGCAGtgcagtagcaaaaaaaaagttgccaCTGCACACATACTAAAAATTCAGATCCTcgcctttagaaaaaaaatgcataattattattttttgccaAAGAAATTCCAACTTCATATCTAAAAAGTCTGTCATTCGATATGCTAGGGTTGGAATCCATTCTCTTGGAGGCTTTTGCAAACTTGTCTGTGATTAATAAAAAGGTTCACGTTCTGACAAAAAGTAAACATCCAAATAAGCATGAGCCAACTTCTTAAATATGCTGACTTGCTCATTAGAGGAGAATATTTGAAGACATTTCAGCTagtgcaaaagcagcaaaaggaacAAGGACAACACTGAAGATCCCAGAACAGTGGtacagaagagcaaaagaaaaaaacaatttcaaagtgGATGCTTCTCTGGTCTCTCAAGATCATCCCAGCTTCTCCTCTAACAGCAGCTTCAAAGCCTGTTACTGCAGCATATCAAAGGGACTCTCAGCATGCAGGAGCTGTGCTTTGTGGGTGCAAGCCAGAGACTGCAGAATTAATGCCAATAAATGTTCCCTATATGCTACTAATCTCTCTCGCTCAACATGACGGCGTCATCTTTTAAGAGACTGAGCACAAGAAAAGGATTCATACTACTCAGAAGAAAAACGAGCCCTACTAGAAGCAGACTGAGAACAGAGCATACTCTTTCTCCTCCCAAGTCCTTAAGCCACATAACTTACTATGCCTCTTCAAATGAGGATAAGAAGTCACCATTTCCCATAATATTGGGGACTTATATTTGTAGTATCATAATTTTCAAGGAATGAGGCAAATTATTTGGCTCAAGAACCCATATTTCCCTGAGGCTATGTCacttatagaatcatataacagtattatttttcaggccacatattattttaaaataacccaGGCCTGTCAGCCATTACAATGTGGTACCACAGGAATTATCTACATGCACAGGAGGCAGAAACAGTGCTGTTTGGGCAACAGCAACATTTTGCTGATTCAACTACCTGTACCAAGCCCTttccaaaaaattaaaaataaaataaaattcttccttcaATCTATGAAGAAACTTTACAAGTCTCCAACTAGATCAAAGCCACTGTTCCCAAGTCAAAGGAACAAAATTTGACTCTAAATTAAATTCCCATATCTGGGAAAAAATCAGTGAGGAAAATATATCCCACGTTTTGCTCATATTTCttgacatatttaaaaaaggagTAATGAACTGTGTTTGAACACTGTCTGCTGCCTATTTGCCACATAGTTTTAACACCCATAAAAAGCcccagaaagaataaaacatccCACTGTAAGGCCTGAGATGTAAAGTACAAGACgatttcatttatattaaaatattaattttctacGATTCCTCTAGGGCAATGTGAGCTCATAAGTATAGACTGGACTTTAAAAACTCACTGAAGGAGTTAATGTTTTGATCACAAGACAATTTAATGGTTTTTCTGTATCACAAGGtaatagggattttttttaaagtttatttcatACAATTActgaaagtggaagaaaagctgtatttttattgtaaatcaAACTATGTCCAATAAGATACGGTATACACAGACACTGCATTGATGTTGCTAACAAAGTTACTTTTCCAAGACAATTTTTCCTAAATACATCTCTATAGGTCCTACACAGAAACAATTGTAACTGATGCTGGAAATGAGTCACTGGAAGGAGCTTAGTGCTGGTGAAACTATTAATATTAAAACCACAACCACACAAACTCAGTGGAAATCAACTAGATATATCTTCCTGCTAACTCATCTGTTGCTTCCCAGATGAACAAGTACTCAGGATGAACCTACTGCTTTTGCAATTggattttcaaaatctgaatgCCCATCTATAGGTAAAAGTagacacctgaaaaacaaaaccactctCACCTTAGTTCCTTCCctgttcccttctctctctATAGGAAAACCTATATAGACAGGCAATCTGACAGGTAGAAGGCAACAACCCCATAAGGAGACAGACATGTAGCACACAAATCACAACTGCCTTCACAGCCTGACAAGAAGCACCTCCAGCTAGCAACAAATAAGCATGTTCACAAAACTTCTTGTGCTACCCCATCCAATGCCTCCACTAAATGTCAATGGCGAACACACTAAGTGTTAACAATACCAACCACCTAAAGAAAAGGCCATAGTGATTCTCCTCGTAAGCTCCTCTGTGGTTAAGGATCCTACCTCCTCTGTCCATAGCAGGTGCACCCAACGTAAAGCCAGCAGCTCCCGTCCGGTGAGGAGTGCTAAGTACCGTGATGCCTTGTGCACCACCTGCAGAAGCTTCTCCTGTGTTTTCCCCGTCTGTGTATTCTGCCAGTTGTTCACTAAgactatataaaaaaagaaaggaaatatatttgGTAGAAATAACCACATACTTCCATATACCATTTAATAGAATAATTAACAGCCACTTATTATCCATCCTACACATATTCATAGCCACATGAATTCATATACGTGTATGTATTTGTTAAGGGTAATACACACAGAGCTTATTGCATGACTATTACATACTTCAATATTCGCTACAGTCATGTTCATTCTAC
The Grus americana isolate bGruAme1 unplaced genomic scaffold, bGruAme1.mat scaffold_115, whole genome shotgun sequence genome window above contains:
- the LOC129200430 gene encoding putative ankyrin repeat domain-containing protein 20A2 isoform X2; its protein translation is MKRFFGFGFGFGFGRKRKGQPPSGSASVPCPAGAYELRQKDLGKLHRAAASGDLARVRQGLKKHGIDGRDKAERTPLHLACASGHVDVVTYLVENKCKLNLLDNDNRSPLMKAVQCQQEECVAILLEHGADPNLADADGNTALHLAVISPNTSVAGLLLEHNANIDAHNKEGYTPLFLAVSEHHEEIVELLLKKGADVHARDQCERTPLMTAASGGELNLIKVLLRYGADVSHKDSQGWTAEDYAVIHGYSSLSEQLAEYTDGENTGEASAGGAQGITVLSTPHRTGAAGFTLGAPAMDRGGMQQSPNQTSRTGKSRKAIDDFSQGDSISSEKEGSDDSWHTSEEEELDFTPKKLQKPNLTLLMKASQLFRKNNDGDGSKIESPKTPKSRLKQRTPSHANLNKGVRGELLNQDVSDGSNFEEEELEEKDDDENENGDDDDEDSEEEEEDEEDEDLEDEETRSNDILEEEQGEKSEPKRKINQKLEYFSNAKFEGQAQCGTGDVYDDKISKELDEEVEESVDTPVSFIAGCFERLQENVTAMSPKRMNNEVSCKSVPKQPVFQNVNNLQNTQESWGRKSMIQKFHKNADSFLADSEMTGCKKELLQPLSHSCGLKEKKSNFGDDFESGNNSSSAAKNLRLQSQRQNSVVLEHMDDEDTEEEQYEQVDDKVCEALKQSESLHSNRCEENLRAAFHSSTKEESPQREEEGKEDTGEELRTTVVESVKNSICNDSHQVHNASKGNAGALPPVGAEEDEDDESPWDSESIETDSEKYEKRIVRCVALSCRQTWSVLTGCFRGTQQWPSRETQQLPAEGS
- the LOC129200430 gene encoding ankyrin repeat domain-containing protein 20B-like isoform X1, which produces MKRFFGFGFGFGFGRKRKGQPPSGSASVPCPAGAYELRQKDLGKLHRAAASGDLARVRQGLKKHGIDGRDKAERTPLHLACASGHVDVVTYLVENKCKLNLLDNDNRSPLMKAVQCQQEECVAILLEHGADPNLADADGNTALHLAVISPNTSVAGLLLEHNANIDAHNKEGYTPLFLAVSEHHEEIVELLLKKGADVHARDQCERTPLMTAASGGELNLIKVLLRYGADVSHKDSQGWTAEDYAVIHGYSSLSEQLAEYTDGENTGEASAGGAQGITVLSTPHRTGAAGFTLGAPAMDRGGMQQSPNQTSRTGKSRKAIDDFSQGDSIRSSEKEGSDDSWHTSEEEELDFTPKKLQKPNLTLLMKASQLFRKNNDGDGSKIESPKTPKSRLKQRTPSHANLNKGVRGELLNQDVSDGSNFEEEELEEKDDDENENGDDDDEDSEEEEEDEEDEDLEDEETRSNDILEEEQGEKSEPKRKINQKLEYFSNAKFEGQAQCGTGDVYDDKISKELDEEVEESVDTPVSFIAGCFERLQENVTAMSPKRMNNEVSCKSVPKQPVFQNVNNLQNTQESWGRKSMIQKFHKNADSFLADSEMTGCKKELLQPLSHSCGLKEKKSNFGDDFESGNNSSSAAKNLRLQSQRQNSVVLEHMDDEDTEEEQYEQVDDKVCEALKQSESLHSNRCEENLRAAFHSSTKEESPQREEEGKEDTGEELRTTVVESVKNSICNDSHQVHNASKGNAGALPPVGAEEDEDDESPWDSESIETDSEKYEKRIVRCVALSCRQTWSVLTGCFRGTQQWPSRETQQLPAEGS
- the LOC129200430 gene encoding POTE ankyrin domain family member B-like isoform X9, producing MKAVQCQQEECVAILLEHGADPNLADADGNTALHLAVISPNTSVAGLLLEHNANIDAHNKEGYTPLFLAVSEHHEEIVELLLKKGADVHARDQCERTPLMTAASGGELNLIKVLLRYGADVSHKDSQGWTAEDYAVIHGYSSLSEQLAEYTDGENTGEASAGGAQGITVLSTPHRTGAAGFTLGAPAMDRGGMQQSPNQTSRTGKSRKAIDDFSQGDSIRSSEKEGSDDSWHTSEEEELDFTPKKLQKPNLTLLMKASQLFRKNNDGDGSKIESPKTPKSRLKQRTPSHANLNKGVRGELLNQDVSDGSNFEEEELEEKDDDENENGDDDDEDSEEEEEDEEDEDLEDEETRSNDILEEEQGEKSEPKRKINQKLEYFSNAKFEGQAQCGTGDVYDDKISKELDEEVEESVDTPVSFIAGCFERLQENVTAMSPKRMNNEVSCKSVPKQPVFQNVNNLQNTQESWGRKSMIQKFHKNADSFLADSEMTGCKKELLQPLSHSCGLKEKKSNFGDDFESGNNSSSAAKNLRLQSQRQNSVVLEHMDDEDTEEEQYEQVDDKVCEALKQSESLHSNRCEENLRAAFHSSTKEESPQREEEGKEDTGEELRTTVVESVKNSICNDSHQVHNASKGNAGALPPVGAEEDEDDESPWDSESIETDSEKYEKRIVRCVALSCRQTWSVLTGCFRGTQQWPSRETQQLPAEGS